Part of the Hydrogenoanaerobacterium saccharovorans genome, TTCTTTTACCGATTGGAACGGCATCAGCTCAAAGCTGAATTTTATCGGTTTTACAAATTATATCAAAGTCTTTACGGGTGACCCCGAATTTATCAATGCGTTTGTATTTACAGCAAAATTTGCTGTTGTTTCCGTCATCTCGGTAAATGCAGTTGGTTTTGTGCTGGCTCTTATTGTAACGCAAGGTTTTAAAGGCTCGAATTTTCTTCGTGCAGTATTTTTTATGCCGAATCTCATTGGAGGCATTCTGCTTGGCTTTACCTGGCAGTTTATTTTTACCAAGGTGTTTCAAAGCTTGGGCGACCTGTTTCATGTCGGTTTTTTGGATGGTTGGTTATCTACCCCGGAAACAGGGTTTTGGGGCTTGGTCATCGTAACCACATGGCAGCTTGCAGGCTATATGATGATTATTTATATTGCGTCGATTCAGAATATTCCGGATTCCCTTAAGGAAGCTGCTCAAATAGACGGTGCCGGCGCCTGGAAACGCCTCACCAAAATTACCATTCCGCTGATTGCTCCCGCATTTACAATCGGGCTGTTCTTATCGCTTTCAAACTCTTTTAAGCTGTTTGACCAAAACCTCTCGCTAACAGGCGGCAACCCTTACAAATCCACACAAATGCTTGCGCTCAACATCTATAATACCGCGTTTTCTTACAACGACCTTGGTTTGGCACAGGCAAAAGCGGTTGTTTTCCTCATAGTAGTAGCAGCAATCAGTTTAACCCAACTCTACTTCAGTAAAAAGAGGGAGGTTGAGATGTAATGAAGCAGCAAAAAACAGCTCGTATTGCAACGGCTTTGGCGGGCTCAATTCTCGGTATCCTCTTTTTGTTTCCGCTGTATGTATTGGCGGTAAACTCGTTTAAAACCCAAAAAGGTATTTTTAAAAATGTTCTTGCTTTCCCCGGTGCAGATTATCTCTCTTTAAAAAACTACCCCGAAGCATTTGAAAAACTCGATTTTATACAGTCTTTGGGCAATTCGTTGTTGATTACCATTGTTTCAACCATACTGATTGTTGTGCTTACTGCCATGGCGGCTTGGGTACTGGTACGATATAAAATGAAGTTGAGTACCGTTATTTTTATGACATTTGCAACTGCAATGCTTATTCCGTTTCAGTGCGTCATGCTGCCGTTGGTACGTTTGATGAGCACCCCTAGTTACATTACGGCACTGATTGTTATAGCCGAATTGTATATTGCATTTATTCTTTCGCTGGCGATAGGGGCTTCTCTTGAAAAAAAGTTGGGCAAACAAAAGTCAAAGCTGATTTCTTACGTGGCATTCGCGTTGATTGCCGTCATCCTTATTGCGGCATCACTTGCTTATATAAGCGGGCAGAAAAACTTTACTGCGCTTAACCGCTTTGGGCTTATTTTTATGTATATTGGTTTTGGTGCAAGCCTGTCTATCATTTTATTCCACGGCTTTATTAAAAATGTACCTCTAGAGCTGGAAGAAGCGGCTACCATCGACGGTTGCAGCCCGTTTCGTACCTTTTGGCAGGTGGTGTTTCCGCTTCTTAAAACCATTGCCATTACGGTCGCCATCCTTAATATTATGTGGATATGGAATGATTTTCTGTTACCTCAGCTTACGATTAATAAGGCAGGTTGGCAGACGATTCCGCTCAAAACCTATTTCTTTTTCGGGCAATTTTCAAAGCGCTGGGATCTTGCCACAGCGGGGCTGATTATGGGTATGCTGCCCATCGTTGTTTTCTACCTGTTTTGTCAAAAGTATATTGTCAAAGGGATTACAGACGGCGCTATCAAATAAAGAGGAGTCTTTCCAATGAGAAGCAGCGGTATTTTACTGCATATCAGCAGTTTGCCATCCCCTTACGGTATTGGTACATTCGGCAGGCAGGCTTACCAATTTGTCGATTTTTTGCGTGCGGCAGGGCAGCGTTATTGGCAGCTGCTGCCGCTTGGGCAAACCGGTTTTGGCGATTCACCCTACCAGTCGTTTTCTGTTTTTGCCGGCAACCCTTATTTTATAGATTTGGTTACACTGTGTGAAGAGGGGATGCTTACAAACGAAGAATGCAATGCTTACGATTGGGGCAGCGATGAAAAAGCGGTTGATTATGCAAAGATATTCCACAACCGCTATGCTTTGTTGTGGAAAGCTTATCGGCGATTTGAGAATAAGCAGGCACTGGATGAATTCCGAACTGAAAACAGCGGTTGGATTGAGGATTACGCGCTGTATATGGCGGTAAAATCAAAAATGGGTCTTCGTGCATGGACAGAATGGGACGAAGACATTAAACTGCGAAAACCCGAGGCAGTGCAGCAATACAAAGCGCAGCTTGCCGATGACATTGAATATTATATCTTTTTACAGTACTTGTTTTTTAAACAGTGGTATGCGCTGAAAGCATATGCAAACAAAAACAATGTAGAAATTATTGGCGACATGCCCATTTATGTTGCAGCTGACAGCGCAGATACTTGGGCGAACAGCGAAATTTTTTTGCTGGATGAACACAAAAATCTTATTGATGTGGCAGGGGTTCCTCCAGACGGATTTTCCGCAACGGGGCAGCTTTGGGGTAATCCGCTTTATCGGTGGGATTATCTCAAACAAACCAACTACGATTGGTGGGTAAAACGCCTGAAAGCCGCTTCGCACATATACGATGTAACCAGAATTGACCACTTTCGCGGGTTAGAAAGCTATTATGCCATCCCCTATGGCGATAAAACCGCAGAAAACGGCGAGTGGCGCAAAGGGCCGGGTTATCACTTTTTCGAGAGCATTC contains:
- a CDS encoding carbohydrate ABC transporter permease, producing MKQQKTARIATALAGSILGILFLFPLYVLAVNSFKTQKGIFKNVLAFPGADYLSLKNYPEAFEKLDFIQSLGNSLLITIVSTILIVVLTAMAAWVLVRYKMKLSTVIFMTFATAMLIPFQCVMLPLVRLMSTPSYITALIVIAELYIAFILSLAIGASLEKKLGKQKSKLISYVAFALIAVILIAASLAYISGQKNFTALNRFGLIFMYIGFGASLSIILFHGFIKNVPLELEEAATIDGCSPFRTFWQVVFPLLKTIAITVAILNIMWIWNDFLLPQLTINKAGWQTIPLKTYFFFGQFSKRWDLATAGLIMGMLPIVVFYLFCQKYIVKGITDGAIK
- a CDS encoding carbohydrate ABC transporter permease, coding for MKKSKIGFWGFVFPVLFAFVAVQLIPTIIGLGFSFTDWNGISSKLNFIGFTNYIKVFTGDPEFINAFVFTAKFAVVSVISVNAVGFVLALIVTQGFKGSNFLRAVFFMPNLIGGILLGFTWQFIFTKVFQSLGDLFHVGFLDGWLSTPETGFWGLVIVTTWQLAGYMMIIYIASIQNIPDSLKEAAQIDGAGAWKRLTKITIPLIAPAFTIGLFLSLSNSFKLFDQNLSLTGGNPYKSTQMLALNIYNTAFSYNDLGLAQAKAVVFLIVVAAISLTQLYFSKKREVEM
- the malQ gene encoding 4-alpha-glucanotransferase; this translates as MRSSGILLHISSLPSPYGIGTFGRQAYQFVDFLRAAGQRYWQLLPLGQTGFGDSPYQSFSVFAGNPYFIDLVTLCEEGMLTNEECNAYDWGSDEKAVDYAKIFHNRYALLWKAYRRFENKQALDEFRTENSGWIEDYALYMAVKSKMGLRAWTEWDEDIKLRKPEAVQQYKAQLADDIEYYIFLQYLFFKQWYALKAYANKNNVEIIGDMPIYVAADSADTWANSEIFLLDEHKNLIDVAGVPPDGFSATGQLWGNPLYRWDYLKQTNYDWWVKRLKAASHIYDVTRIDHFRGLESYYAIPYGDKTAENGEWRKGPGYHFFESILPQLGNIRLIAEDLGYLTEGVHELRRKTGYPGMKILEFAFDSREASDYLPHNYNKNCVVYTGTHDNDTVRGWFSSASGEDVAFARRYLNITNDKNGIWEFIRAAMASVANLAVVQMQDYLNLDSHARMNTPSTIGGNWRWRLSPNALAPELAKRIGDITHLYGR